The following proteins are co-located in the Theropithecus gelada isolate Dixy chromosome 19, Tgel_1.0, whole genome shotgun sequence genome:
- the KLK10 gene encoding kallikrein-10 has translation MRPPHLHLSAASGARALAKLLPLLMAQLWAAEAVLLPQNDTRLDPAAYGAPCARGSQPWQVSLFNGLSFHCAGVLVDQSWVLTAAHCGNKPLWARVGDDHLLLLQGEHLRRTTRSVVHPKYHQGSGPILPRRTDEHDLMLLKLARPVVPGPRVRALQLPYHCAQPGDQCQVAGWGTTAARRVKYNKGLTCSSVTILSPKECEVFYPGVVTNNMICAGLDRGQDPCQSDSGGPLVCDETLQGILSWGVYPCGSAQHPAVYTQICKYMSWINKVIRSN, from the exons ATGAGACCCCCGCACCTCCACCTCTCCGCCGCCTCTGGCGCCCGGGCTCTGGCGAAGCTGCTGCCGCTGCTGATGGCGCAACTCTGGG cCGCGGAGGCGGTGCTGCTTCCCCAAAACGACACGCGCTTGGACCCCGCAGCCTACGGCGCCCCGTGCGCGCGAGGCTCGCAGCCCTGGCAGGTCTCGCTCTTCAACGGCCTCTCATTCCACTGCGCGGGTGTCCTGGTGGACCAGAGTTGGGTGCTGACGGCCGCGCACTGCGGGAACAA GCCACTGTGGGCTCGAGTTGGGGATGACCACCTGCTGCTTCTTCAGGGCGAGCATCTCCGCCGGACCACTCGCTCTGTTGTCCATCCCAAGTACCACCAGGGCTCAGGCCCCATCCTGCCAAGGCGAACAGATGAGCACGACCTCATGTTGCTGAAGCTGGCCAGGCCCGTAGTGCCGGGGCCCCGCGTCCGGGCCCTGCAGCTTCcctaccactgtgcccagcctggagacCAGTGCCAGGTCGCTGGCTGGGGCACCACAGCCGCCCGGAGAG TGAAGTACAACAAGGGCCTGACCTGCTCCAGCGTCACTATCCTGAGCCCTAAAGAGTGTGAGGTCTTCTACCCTGGCGTGGTCACCAACAATATGATATGTGCCGGACTGGACCGGGGCCAGGACCCTTGCCAG AGTGACTCAGGAGGCCCCCTGGTCTGTGATGAGACCCTCCAAGGCATCCTCTCATGGGGTGTTTACCCCTGCGGCTCTGCCCAGCATCCAGCTGTCTACACCCAGATCTGCAAATATATGTCCTGGATCAATAAAGTCATACGCTCCAACTGA
- the KLK11 gene encoding kallikrein-11 isoform X3, whose translation MRILQLIMLALATGLVRGETRIIKGFECKPHSQPWQAALFEKTRLLCGATLIAPSWLLTAAHCRKPRYIVHLGEHNLQKQDGCEQTRTATESFPHPGFNNSLPNKDHRNDIMLVKMASPAFITWAVRPLTLSSRCVTAGTSCLISGWGSTSSPQLRLPHSLRCANITIIEHQKCENAYPSNITDTMVCASVQEGGKDSCQGDSGGPLVCNHSLQGIISWGQDPCAITRKPGVYTKVCKYVDWIQETMKNN comes from the exons ATGAGGATTCTGCAGTTAATCATGCTTGCTCTGGCGACAG GGCTCGTAAGGGGAGAGACCAGGATCATCAAGGGGTTCGAGTGCAAGCCTCATTCCCAGCCCTGGCAGGCAGCCCTGTTCGAGAAGACGCGGTTGCTCTGTGGGGCGACCCTCATTGCCCCCAGCTGGCTCCTGACAGCAGCCCACTGCCGCAAGCC ccgctaCATAGTTCACCTGGGGGAGCACAACCTCCAGAAGCAGGATGGCTGTGAGCAGACCCGGACAGCCACTGAGTCCTTCCCCCACCCCGGCTTCAACAACAGCCTCCCCAACAAAGACCACCGCAATGACATCATGCTGGTGAAGATGGCGTCGCCAGCCTTCATCACCTGGGCTGTGCGACCCCTCACCCTCTCCTCACGCTGCGTCACCGCTGGCACCAGCTGCCTCATTTCCGGCTGGGGCAGCACGTCCAGCCCCCAGT TACGCCTGCCTCACAGCTTGCGATGCGCCAACATCACCATCATTGAGCACCAGAAGTGTGAGAACGCCTACCCCAGCAACATCACAGACACCATGGTGTGCGCCAGCGTTCAGGAAGGGGGCAAGGACTCCTGCCAG GGTGACTCCGGGGGCCCTCTGGTCTGTAACCACTCTCTTCAAGGCATTATTTCCTGGGGCCAGGATCCGTGTGCGATCACCCGAAAGCCTGGTGTCTACACGAAAGTCTGCAAATACGTGGACTGGATCCAGGAGACGATGAAGAACAATTAG
- the KLK12 gene encoding kallikrein-12 has translation MGPSMFLLLCVLGLSQAATPKIFNGTECGRNSQPWQVGLFEGSSLRCGGVLIDSRWVLTAAHCSGSRYWVRLGEHSLSQLDWTEQIRHSGFSVTHPGYLGASTSHEHDLRLLRLRLPVRITSSVRPLPLPNDCATAGTECHVSGWGITNHPWNPFPDLLQCLNLSIVSHATCREVYPGRITSNMVCAGGIPGQDACQGDSGGPLVCGGVLQGVVSWGSVGPCGQDGIPGVYTYVCKYVDWIRMIMRNN, from the exons ATGGGGCCCAGCATGTTTTTGCTCCTGTGTGTTCTTG GGCTCAGCCAGGCAGCCACACCGAAGATTTTCAATGGCACCGAGTGTGGACGTAACTCACAGCCGTGGCAGGTGGGGTTATTTGAGGGCAGCAGCCTGCGCTGCGGGGGTGTCCTTATTGACAGCAGGTGGGTCCTCacagcagctcactgcagcgGCAG CAGGTACTGGGTGCGCCTGGGGGAACACAGCCTCAGCCAGCTCGACTGGACAGAGCAGATCCGGCACAGTGGCTTCTCCGTGACCCACCCCGGCTACCTGGGAGCCTCGACGAGCCATGAGCACGACCTCCGGCTTCTGCGGCTGCGCCTGCCCGTCCGCATAACCAGCAGCGTtcgacccctgcccctgcccaatGACTGTGCAACTGCTGGCACCGAGTGCCACGTCTCAGGCTGGGGCATCACCAACCACCCATGGA ACCCATTCCCGGATCTGCTCCAGTGCCTCAACCTCTCCATCGTCTCCCATGCCACCTGCCGTGAGGTGTATCCCGGGAGAATCACGAGCAACATGGTGTGTGCAGGAGGCATCCCGGGGCAGGATGCCTGCCAG GGTGATTCTGGGGGCCCCCTGGTGTGTGGGGGAGTCCTTCAAGGTGTGGTGTCCTGGGGGTCTGTGGGGCCTTGTGGACAAGATGGCATCCCTGGAGTCTACACCTATGTTTGCAAGTATGTGGACTGGATCCGGATGATCATGAGGAACAACTAA
- the KLK11 gene encoding kallikrein-11 isoform X2: MRILQLIMLALATGLVRGETRIIKGFECKPHSQPWQAALFEKTRLLCGATLIAPSWLLTAAHCRKPWVSLTSPNHVSPDPSSSNYCLSHLSRYIVHLGEHNLQKQDGCEQTRTATESFPHPGFNNSLPNKDHRNDIMLVKMASPAFITWAVRPLTLSSRCVTAGTSCLISGWGSTSSPQLRLPHSLRCANITIIEHQKCENAYPSNITDTMVCASVQEGGKDSCQGDSGGPLVCNHSLQGIISWGQDPCAITRKPGVYTKVCKYVDWIQETMKNN; encoded by the exons ATGAGGATTCTGCAGTTAATCATGCTTGCTCTGGCGACAG GGCTCGTAAGGGGAGAGACCAGGATCATCAAGGGGTTCGAGTGCAAGCCTCATTCCCAGCCCTGGCAGGCAGCCCTGTTCGAGAAGACGCGGTTGCTCTGTGGGGCGACCCTCATTGCCCCCAGCTGGCTCCTGACAGCAGCCCACTGCCGCAAGCCGTGG GTGTCACTCACCTCTCCCAACCATGTCTCCCCCGACCCTTCCTCCTCCAACTACTgtctctcccacctcagccgctaCATAGTTCACCTGGGGGAGCACAACCTCCAGAAGCAGGATGGCTGTGAGCAGACCCGGACAGCCACTGAGTCCTTCCCCCACCCCGGCTTCAACAACAGCCTCCCCAACAAAGACCACCGCAATGACATCATGCTGGTGAAGATGGCGTCGCCAGCCTTCATCACCTGGGCTGTGCGACCCCTCACCCTCTCCTCACGCTGCGTCACCGCTGGCACCAGCTGCCTCATTTCCGGCTGGGGCAGCACGTCCAGCCCCCAGT TACGCCTGCCTCACAGCTTGCGATGCGCCAACATCACCATCATTGAGCACCAGAAGTGTGAGAACGCCTACCCCAGCAACATCACAGACACCATGGTGTGCGCCAGCGTTCAGGAAGGGGGCAAGGACTCCTGCCAG GGTGACTCCGGGGGCCCTCTGGTCTGTAACCACTCTCTTCAAGGCATTATTTCCTGGGGCCAGGATCCGTGTGCGATCACCCGAAAGCCTGGTGTCTACACGAAAGTCTGCAAATACGTGGACTGGATCCAGGAGACGATGAAGAACAATTAG
- the KLK11 gene encoding kallikrein-11 isoform X1, translating to MQRLRRLQDWKSSGRGLTTAKEPGARPSPLQAMRILQLIMLALATGLVRGETRIIKGFECKPHSQPWQAALFEKTRLLCGATLIAPSWLLTAAHCRKPRYIVHLGEHNLQKQDGCEQTRTATESFPHPGFNNSLPNKDHRNDIMLVKMASPAFITWAVRPLTLSSRCVTAGTSCLISGWGSTSSPQLRLPHSLRCANITIIEHQKCENAYPSNITDTMVCASVQEGGKDSCQGDSGGPLVCNHSLQGIISWGQDPCAITRKPGVYTKVCKYVDWIQETMKNN from the exons ATGCAGAGGTTGAGGCGGCTGCAGGACTGGAAGTCATCGGGCAGAGGTCTCACAACAGCCA AGGAACCTGGGGCCCGCCCCTCCCCCCTCCAGGCCATGAGGATTCTGCAGTTAATCATGCTTGCTCTGGCGACAG GGCTCGTAAGGGGAGAGACCAGGATCATCAAGGGGTTCGAGTGCAAGCCTCATTCCCAGCCCTGGCAGGCAGCCCTGTTCGAGAAGACGCGGTTGCTCTGTGGGGCGACCCTCATTGCCCCCAGCTGGCTCCTGACAGCAGCCCACTGCCGCAAGCC ccgctaCATAGTTCACCTGGGGGAGCACAACCTCCAGAAGCAGGATGGCTGTGAGCAGACCCGGACAGCCACTGAGTCCTTCCCCCACCCCGGCTTCAACAACAGCCTCCCCAACAAAGACCACCGCAATGACATCATGCTGGTGAAGATGGCGTCGCCAGCCTTCATCACCTGGGCTGTGCGACCCCTCACCCTCTCCTCACGCTGCGTCACCGCTGGCACCAGCTGCCTCATTTCCGGCTGGGGCAGCACGTCCAGCCCCCAGT TACGCCTGCCTCACAGCTTGCGATGCGCCAACATCACCATCATTGAGCACCAGAAGTGTGAGAACGCCTACCCCAGCAACATCACAGACACCATGGTGTGCGCCAGCGTTCAGGAAGGGGGCAAGGACTCCTGCCAG GGTGACTCCGGGGGCCCTCTGGTCTGTAACCACTCTCTTCAAGGCATTATTTCCTGGGGCCAGGATCCGTGTGCGATCACCCGAAAGCCTGGTGTCTACACGAAAGTCTGCAAATACGTGGACTGGATCCAGGAGACGATGAAGAACAATTAG